The following proteins are co-located in the Doryrhamphus excisus isolate RoL2022-K1 chromosome 3, RoL_Dexc_1.0, whole genome shotgun sequence genome:
- the LOC131125763 gene encoding uncharacterized protein LOC131125763 isoform X5 — translation MEVEPEDSDDGIQREHKTTVLWEKCIQQSIVVDLSEDESLRLSDLQPSSLAFNFLKVESEGSEASVHLKGSGVVSCEKLESHKSGILQRHLMQDEETLHQEYENPEQNTSDEDQEDLPYDGDLGSLYFTHMVASKSNVTSDGEQSASGLHSAENVEKQATLSQEDARKHNEVIPSFICPPADVNQLLRHLTREESLQTGRPIEAETLPEVSLLESVDDVLWSASTYNNTTALSSISEREKSSSKSVHLEETNPDNTNPECKVPHLHRSFGDLKYGQGQVHYPLPDFSKVAAKVKIPKGHSSGPARPVPQVPSSMIRSQSSPVMLEVISRVLEDSGQPSETPQHIHQQTGPAMVHHLQAEYDKLLAKYTDTENMRLGINPSSDFYIKSYEGDPGNASEGSHVGPLAPHIPTLVENQLITSDQEEVSDAEKMAAELRDVISQFMQTVHDFKQRVSNRSVSREEQQTMFRILMEAQDQLERKYMSKKEEHRALEMQNYLGLSRNIGTFDPNRLVEGDIFRVGMHLEDIKEMIDKNMCEQIIPPLLSSTPKTITMKATPLSSHEGSSVGLTTDCLKMETKTEAKKEASGDDGLFEEKSEILSDDLTKSSNRLSIDFVEGHPEDEEEGEADLSKGKGGSQQWTPGSGTQDAGLNPKSECDLVDGVSLVVEVSSSDACSPSLSQGVVCRETDSGFGSSYLNQSSGTFQPSPPTERVHSDGLSTSDSEGSSFNLQTTIHPSDVNSWQRTSGSSPVQATVADLWVQGTTKDSVKLQGPVASNYFTSEPILRTAMDGEHKERHMCTCNSEAIQALQAEVSKLKKDLEEGLVQLPQLVQKMDYLASKYRQERRSNNKPRIHHKPTRQRQTSRLRLDDWISTDMDPSKSKGTDSGDTSCSQMMLHCHSRPVGGDRVNSISVSDGITPGPTNSCLKEKRHNNSKQRMQKASIERWSGPLPSSTQRPLLQVGYASSCSLPASYKVRELPVHSVAHPRKHSTQSDTALLPSNVYFQQTLSPASAFRTGSKEEKMNRPLDQALEAARDMKRKTDRMVKRLTGDLVKAQLMPQESAQHSVSRRQDTTHHFIQRTHRTTGDYFFS, via the exons ATGGAGGTAGAACCAGAGGATTCTGATGACGGCATCCAGAGAGAGCATAAGACCACTGTATTGTGGGAAAAGTGCATCCAGCAGAGCATCGTGGTGGACCTCAGCGAAGATGAAAGCCTCCGCCTCAGTGATCTGCAGCCTTCTTCCTTAGCCTTCAATTTCTTGAAGGTGGAGTCTGAAGGGTCAGAAGCCAGTGTTCATCTCAAGG GTTCCGGTGTTGTCAGTTGTGAGAAGCTCGAATCACACAAGAGTGGCATCTTGCAAAGACACCTCATGCAAGATGAGGAGACCCTGCACCAAGAGTATGAAAACCCTGAGCAGAACACCAGCGATGAGGATCAGGAGGACCTTCCTTATGACGGCGATCTTGGCAGCCTTTACTTCACCCACATGGTTGCTTCTAAGAGTAACGTGACATCTGATGGAGAACAAAGTGCAAGCGGTTTACATTCGgctgaaaatgtggaaaaacaagCAACTTTATCGCAAGAGGATGCCAGAAAGCACAATGAGGTCATCCCGTCATTCATTTGTCCTCCAGCTGATGTTAACCAGCTGCTGCGACATCTCACCAGGGAGGAGTCGCTACAGACAGGAAGGCCGATTGAAGCAGAGACCCTGCCGGAAGTGTCCCTGCTGGAGAGTGTAGATGACGTTCTCTGGAGTGCATCAACTTACAACAATACTACAGCGCTGAGCAGTATCTCTGAGCGAGAGAAGAGTTCATCAAAAAGTGTCCATCTAGAGGAGACTAATCCTGACAACACTAATCCTGAGTGCAAAGTCCCACATTTGCACAGATCTTTTGGTGACCTAAAGTACGGCCAAGGTCAAGTTCATTACCCACTCCCTGACTTCTCCAAGGTAGCTGCCAAGGTGAAAATCCCAAAGGGTCACTCAAGTGGTCCGGCCAGGCCTGTTCCTCAAGTTCCCAGCTCTATGATTAGAAGCCAGTCCTCTCCAGTGATGTTAGAGGTGATCAGCAGAGTTCTGGAGGATTCAGGCCAGCCTTCAGAGACTCCTCAACACATACATCAGCAGACTGGTCCTGCAATGGTGCATCACCTGCAG GCTGAATATGATAAATTACTGGCCAAATACACAGACACTGAGAATATGAGGCTGGGGATCAAT CCCTCTTCTGACTTTTACATCAAGAGCTATGAAGGTGATCCAGGAAATGCAAGTGAGGGAAGCCATGTTGGACCACTGGCTCCTCACATTCCAACACTGG TTGAAAATCAGTTGATCACGTCTGATCAAGAAGAGGTCAGTGATGCTGAAAAAATGGCAGCTGAGCTGAGAGATGTCATCAGCCAGTTCATGCAGACG GTGCATGACTTTAAGCAGAGAGTAAGCAACAGGTCGGTTAGCAGAGAAGAGCAGCAAACG ATGTTCAGGATCTTGATGGAAGCCCAGGACCAGTTGGAAAGAAAATACATGAGCAAGAAGGAAGAGCACAGAGCTCTAGAAATGCAGAATTATCTGGGCCTGAGCAGAAATATTGGAACATTCGACCCAAACAG GCTGGTGGAGGGAGATATATTCAGGGTGGGAATGCACCTCGAAGACATAAAGGAAATGATTGACAAAAATATGTGCGAGCAGATCATCCCTCCTCTTTTATCATCTACTCCAAAAACCATAACCATGAAAGCCACGCCGCTATCATCACATGAG GGGTCAAGTGTAGGTTTGACCACTGACTGTTTGAAAATGGAGACAAAGACTGAGGCCAAAAAAGAGGCCAGTGGAGATGATGGATTATTTGAAGAAAAGAGCGAGATCCTAAGTGATGACTTAACAAAGAGCAGCAATAG GCTTTCTATTGACTTTGTGGAGGGACAcccagaagatgaagaagaaggagaagcggACTTGTCAAAGGGGAAAGGTGGCAGTCAGCAATGGACACCAGGAAG TGGTACACAGGATGCTGGTCTGAACCCAAAATCAGAATGTGACCTTGTGGATGGCGTTAGTCTGGTGGTGGAGGTCTCCTCCTCTGATGCATGCTCACCATCACTATCACAG GGGGTTGTTTGTAGAGAGACAGACAGTGGTTTTGGGAGCTCCTACTTGAATCAATCCAGCGGAACATTTCAGCCTAGTCCTCCTACAGAAAG AGTGCACAGTGATGGACTAAGTACCTCAGACAGTGAAGGCTCCTCCTTCAACCTGCagacaaccatccatccatcagacGTGAACAGCTGGCAGCGGACCAGCGGCAGTTCACCAGTCCAAGCTACTGTAGCGGATCTGTGGGTGCAAGGTACCACTAAAGACTCAGTCAAGCTGCAAG GCCCTGTTGCAAGCAATTACTTCACCTCTGAACCCATCCTGAGAACTGCCATGGATGGAGAACATAAAGAACGCCACATGTGCACTTGCAATAG TGAGGCTATCCAAGCTTTGCAAGCAGAAGTATCAAAGCTGAAGAAGGATCTAGAAGAAGGCCTGGTCCAACTTCCTCAACTGGTGCAGAAGATGGACTACCTTGCCTCCAAATACAGGCAAGAGCGTAGGTCCAATAATAAACCAAGGATCCACCACAAGCCAACCAG GCAGCGGCAAACCAGTCGGTTAAGACTAGACGACTGGATTTCAACAGATATGGACCCAAGCAAGAGCAAAG GGACAGACAGTGGTGACACGTCCTGCTCTCAGATGATGCTGCACTGCCACAGTAGGCCTGTGGGAGGCGACAGAGTCAATTCAATTTCAG TATCAGATGGAATCACGCCTGGACCCACAAACTCTTGTTTGAaggaaaaaagacacaataatTCCAAACAGAGGATGCAGA AGGCCTCCATAGAAAGATGGTCTGGCCCATTGCCTTCATCCACCCAGAGACCCCTTCTACAGGTGGGCTATGCCTCCTCCTGCAGTCTACCTGCAAG CTACAAAGTGAGGGAACTACCTGTTCATTCCGTGGCCCATCCCCGGAAACATTCCACCCAGTCGGACACAGCACTCCTACCCAGCAATGTGTACTTTCAGCAGACACTGTCCCCTGCATCAGCATTCCGGACAGGAAGCAAG GAAGAGAAGATGAACAGGCCTCTAGACCAGGCTCTCGAGGCAGCCCGCGACATGAAGAGGAAAACCGACCGCATGGTGAAGAGACTGACAGGCGACCTGGTCAAAGCTCAGCTGATGCCGCAGGAGAGTGCACAGCATTCAGTCAGTAGGAGGCAGGACACAACACATCACTTCATACAGAGAACACATAGGACCACCGGAGACTATTTCTTTAGCTAG
- the LOC131125763 gene encoding uncharacterized protein LOC131125763 isoform X3 translates to MEVEPEDSDDGIQREHKTTVLWEKCIQQSIVVDLSEDESLRLSDLQPSSLAFNFLKVESEGSEASVHLKESDELSGVDDTPSGSGVVSCEKLESHKSGILQRHLMQDEETLHQEYENPEQNTSDEDQEDLPYDGDLGSLYFTHMVASKSNVTSDGEQSASGLHSAENVEKQATLSQEDARKHNEVIPSFICPPADVNQLLRHLTREESLQTGRPIEAETLPEVSLLESVDDVLWSASTYNNTTALSSISEREKSSSKSVHLEETNPDNTNPECKVPHLHRSFGDLKYGQGQVHYPLPDFSKVAAKVKIPKGHSSGPARPVPQVPSSMIRSQSSPVMLEVISRVLEDSGQPSETPQHIHQQTGPAMVHHLQAEYDKLLAKYTDTENMRLGINSYEGDPGNASEGSHVGPLAPHIPTLVENQLITSDQEEVSDAEKMAAELRDVISQFMQTVHDFKQRVSNRSVSREEQQTMFRILMEAQDQLERKYMSKKEEHRALEMQNYLGLSRNIGTFDPNRLVEGDIFRVGMHLEDIKEMIDKNMCEQIIPPLLSSTPKTITMKATPLSSHEGSSVGLTTDCLKMETKTEAKKEASGDDGLFEEKSEILSDDLTKSSNRLSIDFVEGHPEDEEEGEADLSKGKGGSQQWTPGSGTQDAGLNPKSECDLVDGVSLVVEVSSSDACSPSLSQGVVCRETDSGFGSSYLNQSSGTFQPSPPTERVHSDGLSTSDSEGSSFNLQTTIHPSDVNSWQRTSGSSPVQATVADLWVQGTTKDSVKLQGPVASNYFTSEPILRTAMDGEHKERHMCTCNSEAIQALQAEVSKLKKDLEEGLVQLPQLVQKMDYLASKYRQERRSNNKPRIHHKPTRQRQTSRLRLDDWISTDMDPSKSKGTDSGDTSCSQMMLHCHSRPVGGDRVNSISVSDGITPGPTNSCLKEKRHNNSKQRMQKASIERWSGPLPSSTQRPLLQVGYASSCSLPASYKVRELPVHSVAHPRKHSTQSDTALLPSNVYFQQTLSPASAFRTGSKEEKMNRPLDQALEAARDMKRKTDRMVKRLTGDLVKAQLMPQESAQHSVSRRQDTTHHFIQRTHRTTGDYFFS, encoded by the exons ATGGAGGTAGAACCAGAGGATTCTGATGACGGCATCCAGAGAGAGCATAAGACCACTGTATTGTGGGAAAAGTGCATCCAGCAGAGCATCGTGGTGGACCTCAGCGAAGATGAAAGCCTCCGCCTCAGTGATCTGCAGCCTTCTTCCTTAGCCTTCAATTTCTTGAAGGTGGAGTCTGAAGGGTCAGAAGCCAGTGTTCATCTCAAGG AAAGTGATGAGCTATCAGGAGTGGATGATACCCCCTCAGGTTCCGGTGTTGTCAGTTGTGAGAAGCTCGAATCACACAAGAGTGGCATCTTGCAAAGACACCTCATGCAAGATGAGGAGACCCTGCACCAAGAGTATGAAAACCCTGAGCAGAACACCAGCGATGAGGATCAGGAGGACCTTCCTTATGACGGCGATCTTGGCAGCCTTTACTTCACCCACATGGTTGCTTCTAAGAGTAACGTGACATCTGATGGAGAACAAAGTGCAAGCGGTTTACATTCGgctgaaaatgtggaaaaacaagCAACTTTATCGCAAGAGGATGCCAGAAAGCACAATGAGGTCATCCCGTCATTCATTTGTCCTCCAGCTGATGTTAACCAGCTGCTGCGACATCTCACCAGGGAGGAGTCGCTACAGACAGGAAGGCCGATTGAAGCAGAGACCCTGCCGGAAGTGTCCCTGCTGGAGAGTGTAGATGACGTTCTCTGGAGTGCATCAACTTACAACAATACTACAGCGCTGAGCAGTATCTCTGAGCGAGAGAAGAGTTCATCAAAAAGTGTCCATCTAGAGGAGACTAATCCTGACAACACTAATCCTGAGTGCAAAGTCCCACATTTGCACAGATCTTTTGGTGACCTAAAGTACGGCCAAGGTCAAGTTCATTACCCACTCCCTGACTTCTCCAAGGTAGCTGCCAAGGTGAAAATCCCAAAGGGTCACTCAAGTGGTCCGGCCAGGCCTGTTCCTCAAGTTCCCAGCTCTATGATTAGAAGCCAGTCCTCTCCAGTGATGTTAGAGGTGATCAGCAGAGTTCTGGAGGATTCAGGCCAGCCTTCAGAGACTCCTCAACACATACATCAGCAGACTGGTCCTGCAATGGTGCATCACCTGCAG GCTGAATATGATAAATTACTGGCCAAATACACAGACACTGAGAATATGAGGCTGGGGATCAAT AGCTATGAAGGTGATCCAGGAAATGCAAGTGAGGGAAGCCATGTTGGACCACTGGCTCCTCACATTCCAACACTGG TTGAAAATCAGTTGATCACGTCTGATCAAGAAGAGGTCAGTGATGCTGAAAAAATGGCAGCTGAGCTGAGAGATGTCATCAGCCAGTTCATGCAGACG GTGCATGACTTTAAGCAGAGAGTAAGCAACAGGTCGGTTAGCAGAGAAGAGCAGCAAACG ATGTTCAGGATCTTGATGGAAGCCCAGGACCAGTTGGAAAGAAAATACATGAGCAAGAAGGAAGAGCACAGAGCTCTAGAAATGCAGAATTATCTGGGCCTGAGCAGAAATATTGGAACATTCGACCCAAACAG GCTGGTGGAGGGAGATATATTCAGGGTGGGAATGCACCTCGAAGACATAAAGGAAATGATTGACAAAAATATGTGCGAGCAGATCATCCCTCCTCTTTTATCATCTACTCCAAAAACCATAACCATGAAAGCCACGCCGCTATCATCACATGAG GGGTCAAGTGTAGGTTTGACCACTGACTGTTTGAAAATGGAGACAAAGACTGAGGCCAAAAAAGAGGCCAGTGGAGATGATGGATTATTTGAAGAAAAGAGCGAGATCCTAAGTGATGACTTAACAAAGAGCAGCAATAG GCTTTCTATTGACTTTGTGGAGGGACAcccagaagatgaagaagaaggagaagcggACTTGTCAAAGGGGAAAGGTGGCAGTCAGCAATGGACACCAGGAAG TGGTACACAGGATGCTGGTCTGAACCCAAAATCAGAATGTGACCTTGTGGATGGCGTTAGTCTGGTGGTGGAGGTCTCCTCCTCTGATGCATGCTCACCATCACTATCACAG GGGGTTGTTTGTAGAGAGACAGACAGTGGTTTTGGGAGCTCCTACTTGAATCAATCCAGCGGAACATTTCAGCCTAGTCCTCCTACAGAAAG AGTGCACAGTGATGGACTAAGTACCTCAGACAGTGAAGGCTCCTCCTTCAACCTGCagacaaccatccatccatcagacGTGAACAGCTGGCAGCGGACCAGCGGCAGTTCACCAGTCCAAGCTACTGTAGCGGATCTGTGGGTGCAAGGTACCACTAAAGACTCAGTCAAGCTGCAAG GCCCTGTTGCAAGCAATTACTTCACCTCTGAACCCATCCTGAGAACTGCCATGGATGGAGAACATAAAGAACGCCACATGTGCACTTGCAATAG TGAGGCTATCCAAGCTTTGCAAGCAGAAGTATCAAAGCTGAAGAAGGATCTAGAAGAAGGCCTGGTCCAACTTCCTCAACTGGTGCAGAAGATGGACTACCTTGCCTCCAAATACAGGCAAGAGCGTAGGTCCAATAATAAACCAAGGATCCACCACAAGCCAACCAG GCAGCGGCAAACCAGTCGGTTAAGACTAGACGACTGGATTTCAACAGATATGGACCCAAGCAAGAGCAAAG GGACAGACAGTGGTGACACGTCCTGCTCTCAGATGATGCTGCACTGCCACAGTAGGCCTGTGGGAGGCGACAGAGTCAATTCAATTTCAG TATCAGATGGAATCACGCCTGGACCCACAAACTCTTGTTTGAaggaaaaaagacacaataatTCCAAACAGAGGATGCAGA AGGCCTCCATAGAAAGATGGTCTGGCCCATTGCCTTCATCCACCCAGAGACCCCTTCTACAGGTGGGCTATGCCTCCTCCTGCAGTCTACCTGCAAG CTACAAAGTGAGGGAACTACCTGTTCATTCCGTGGCCCATCCCCGGAAACATTCCACCCAGTCGGACACAGCACTCCTACCCAGCAATGTGTACTTTCAGCAGACACTGTCCCCTGCATCAGCATTCCGGACAGGAAGCAAG GAAGAGAAGATGAACAGGCCTCTAGACCAGGCTCTCGAGGCAGCCCGCGACATGAAGAGGAAAACCGACCGCATGGTGAAGAGACTGACAGGCGACCTGGTCAAAGCTCAGCTGATGCCGCAGGAGAGTGCACAGCATTCAGTCAGTAGGAGGCAGGACACAACACATCACTTCATACAGAGAACACATAGGACCACCGGAGACTATTTCTTTAGCTAG
- the LOC131125763 gene encoding uncharacterized protein LOC131125763 isoform X4 produces MEVEPEDSDDGIQREHKTTVLWEKCIQQSIVVDLSEDESLRLSDLQPSSLAFNFLKVESEGSEASVHLKESDELSGVDDTPSGSGVVSCEKLESHKSGILQRHLMQDEETLHQEYENPEQNTSDEDQEDLPYDGDLGSLYFTHMVASKSNVTSDGEQSASGLHSAENVEKQATLSQEDARKHNEVIPSFICPPADVNQLLRHLTREESLQTGRPIEAETLPEVSLLESVDDVLWSASTYNNTTALSSISEREKSSSKSVHLEETNPDNTNPECKVPHLHRSFGDLKYGQGQVHYPLPDFSKVAAKVKIPKGHSSGPARPVPQVPSSMIRSQSSPVMLEVISRVLEDSGQPSETPQHIHQQTGPAMVHHLQAEYDKLLAKYTDTENMRLGINPSSDFYIKSYEGDPGNASEGSHVGPLAPHIPTLVENQLITSDQEEVSDAEKMAAELRDVISQFMQTVHDFKQRVSNRSVSREEQQTMFRILMEAQDQLERKYMSKKEEHRALEMQNYLGLSRNIGTFDPNRLVEGDIFRVGMHLEDIKEMIDKNMCEQIIPPLLSSTPKTITMKATPLSSHEGSSVGLTTDCLKMETKTEAKKEASGDDGLFEEKSEILSDDLTKSSNRLSIDFVEGHPEDEEEGEADLSKGKGGSQQWTPGSGTQDAGLNPKSECDLVDGVSLVVEVSSSDACSPSLSQGVVCRETDSGFGSSYLNQSSGTFQPSPPTERVHSDGLSTSDSEGSSFNLQTTIHPSDVNSWQRTSGSSPVQATVADLWVQGPVASNYFTSEPILRTAMDGEHKERHMCTCNSEAIQALQAEVSKLKKDLEEGLVQLPQLVQKMDYLASKYRQERRSNNKPRIHHKPTRQRQTSRLRLDDWISTDMDPSKSKGTDSGDTSCSQMMLHCHSRPVGGDRVNSISVSDGITPGPTNSCLKEKRHNNSKQRMQKASIERWSGPLPSSTQRPLLQVGYASSCSLPASYKVRELPVHSVAHPRKHSTQSDTALLPSNVYFQQTLSPASAFRTGSKEEKMNRPLDQALEAARDMKRKTDRMVKRLTGDLVKAQLMPQESAQHSVSRRQDTTHHFIQRTHRTTGDYFFS; encoded by the exons ATGGAGGTAGAACCAGAGGATTCTGATGACGGCATCCAGAGAGAGCATAAGACCACTGTATTGTGGGAAAAGTGCATCCAGCAGAGCATCGTGGTGGACCTCAGCGAAGATGAAAGCCTCCGCCTCAGTGATCTGCAGCCTTCTTCCTTAGCCTTCAATTTCTTGAAGGTGGAGTCTGAAGGGTCAGAAGCCAGTGTTCATCTCAAGG AAAGTGATGAGCTATCAGGAGTGGATGATACCCCCTCAGGTTCCGGTGTTGTCAGTTGTGAGAAGCTCGAATCACACAAGAGTGGCATCTTGCAAAGACACCTCATGCAAGATGAGGAGACCCTGCACCAAGAGTATGAAAACCCTGAGCAGAACACCAGCGATGAGGATCAGGAGGACCTTCCTTATGACGGCGATCTTGGCAGCCTTTACTTCACCCACATGGTTGCTTCTAAGAGTAACGTGACATCTGATGGAGAACAAAGTGCAAGCGGTTTACATTCGgctgaaaatgtggaaaaacaagCAACTTTATCGCAAGAGGATGCCAGAAAGCACAATGAGGTCATCCCGTCATTCATTTGTCCTCCAGCTGATGTTAACCAGCTGCTGCGACATCTCACCAGGGAGGAGTCGCTACAGACAGGAAGGCCGATTGAAGCAGAGACCCTGCCGGAAGTGTCCCTGCTGGAGAGTGTAGATGACGTTCTCTGGAGTGCATCAACTTACAACAATACTACAGCGCTGAGCAGTATCTCTGAGCGAGAGAAGAGTTCATCAAAAAGTGTCCATCTAGAGGAGACTAATCCTGACAACACTAATCCTGAGTGCAAAGTCCCACATTTGCACAGATCTTTTGGTGACCTAAAGTACGGCCAAGGTCAAGTTCATTACCCACTCCCTGACTTCTCCAAGGTAGCTGCCAAGGTGAAAATCCCAAAGGGTCACTCAAGTGGTCCGGCCAGGCCTGTTCCTCAAGTTCCCAGCTCTATGATTAGAAGCCAGTCCTCTCCAGTGATGTTAGAGGTGATCAGCAGAGTTCTGGAGGATTCAGGCCAGCCTTCAGAGACTCCTCAACACATACATCAGCAGACTGGTCCTGCAATGGTGCATCACCTGCAG GCTGAATATGATAAATTACTGGCCAAATACACAGACACTGAGAATATGAGGCTGGGGATCAAT CCCTCTTCTGACTTTTACATCAAGAGCTATGAAGGTGATCCAGGAAATGCAAGTGAGGGAAGCCATGTTGGACCACTGGCTCCTCACATTCCAACACTGG TTGAAAATCAGTTGATCACGTCTGATCAAGAAGAGGTCAGTGATGCTGAAAAAATGGCAGCTGAGCTGAGAGATGTCATCAGCCAGTTCATGCAGACG GTGCATGACTTTAAGCAGAGAGTAAGCAACAGGTCGGTTAGCAGAGAAGAGCAGCAAACG ATGTTCAGGATCTTGATGGAAGCCCAGGACCAGTTGGAAAGAAAATACATGAGCAAGAAGGAAGAGCACAGAGCTCTAGAAATGCAGAATTATCTGGGCCTGAGCAGAAATATTGGAACATTCGACCCAAACAG GCTGGTGGAGGGAGATATATTCAGGGTGGGAATGCACCTCGAAGACATAAAGGAAATGATTGACAAAAATATGTGCGAGCAGATCATCCCTCCTCTTTTATCATCTACTCCAAAAACCATAACCATGAAAGCCACGCCGCTATCATCACATGAG GGGTCAAGTGTAGGTTTGACCACTGACTGTTTGAAAATGGAGACAAAGACTGAGGCCAAAAAAGAGGCCAGTGGAGATGATGGATTATTTGAAGAAAAGAGCGAGATCCTAAGTGATGACTTAACAAAGAGCAGCAATAG GCTTTCTATTGACTTTGTGGAGGGACAcccagaagatgaagaagaaggagaagcggACTTGTCAAAGGGGAAAGGTGGCAGTCAGCAATGGACACCAGGAAG TGGTACACAGGATGCTGGTCTGAACCCAAAATCAGAATGTGACCTTGTGGATGGCGTTAGTCTGGTGGTGGAGGTCTCCTCCTCTGATGCATGCTCACCATCACTATCACAG GGGGTTGTTTGTAGAGAGACAGACAGTGGTTTTGGGAGCTCCTACTTGAATCAATCCAGCGGAACATTTCAGCCTAGTCCTCCTACAGAAAG AGTGCACAGTGATGGACTAAGTACCTCAGACAGTGAAGGCTCCTCCTTCAACCTGCagacaaccatccatccatcagacGTGAACAGCTGGCAGCGGACCAGCGGCAGTTCACCAGTCCAAGCTACTGTAGCGGATCTGTGGGTGCAAG GCCCTGTTGCAAGCAATTACTTCACCTCTGAACCCATCCTGAGAACTGCCATGGATGGAGAACATAAAGAACGCCACATGTGCACTTGCAATAG TGAGGCTATCCAAGCTTTGCAAGCAGAAGTATCAAAGCTGAAGAAGGATCTAGAAGAAGGCCTGGTCCAACTTCCTCAACTGGTGCAGAAGATGGACTACCTTGCCTCCAAATACAGGCAAGAGCGTAGGTCCAATAATAAACCAAGGATCCACCACAAGCCAACCAG GCAGCGGCAAACCAGTCGGTTAAGACTAGACGACTGGATTTCAACAGATATGGACCCAAGCAAGAGCAAAG GGACAGACAGTGGTGACACGTCCTGCTCTCAGATGATGCTGCACTGCCACAGTAGGCCTGTGGGAGGCGACAGAGTCAATTCAATTTCAG TATCAGATGGAATCACGCCTGGACCCACAAACTCTTGTTTGAaggaaaaaagacacaataatTCCAAACAGAGGATGCAGA AGGCCTCCATAGAAAGATGGTCTGGCCCATTGCCTTCATCCACCCAGAGACCCCTTCTACAGGTGGGCTATGCCTCCTCCTGCAGTCTACCTGCAAG CTACAAAGTGAGGGAACTACCTGTTCATTCCGTGGCCCATCCCCGGAAACATTCCACCCAGTCGGACACAGCACTCCTACCCAGCAATGTGTACTTTCAGCAGACACTGTCCCCTGCATCAGCATTCCGGACAGGAAGCAAG GAAGAGAAGATGAACAGGCCTCTAGACCAGGCTCTCGAGGCAGCCCGCGACATGAAGAGGAAAACCGACCGCATGGTGAAGAGACTGACAGGCGACCTGGTCAAAGCTCAGCTGATGCCGCAGGAGAGTGCACAGCATTCAGTCAGTAGGAGGCAGGACACAACACATCACTTCATACAGAGAACACATAGGACCACCGGAGACTATTTCTTTAGCTAG